A genomic region of Bradyrhizobium sp. ORS 278 contains the following coding sequences:
- the secY gene encoding preprotein translocase subunit SecY: MASAAEQLAANLNFGALAKADELKKRIWFTLGALLVYRLGTYIPLPGIDPNIWDSVFRTQAGGILGMFNMFAGGGIHRMAIFALNIMPYISASIIIQLLTTVSPQLEALKKEGEAGRKMLNQYTRYLTVILAAVQSYGIAVGLEGAGNVVADPGLFFRLSTAITLTGGTMFLMWLGEQITSRGIGNGISLIILSGIVAELPSALANMLELGRQGALSTGLILIVIVMAVAVIAFIVFMERAQRRLLIQYPKRQVGNKMFEGQSSHLPLKLNTSGVIPPIFASSLLLLPTTVANFNAGKGPEWFQWITTQLGHGRPLFLVLYLALILFFAFFYTAIVFNPTETADNLKKHGGFIPGIRPGERTAEYIDYVLSRITVLGAIYLAIVCLIPEILISYASVPFYFGGTSLLIVVSVTMDTVAQVQGYLLAHQYEGLIRKSKLRGRRR; the protein is encoded by the coding sequence ATGGCCTCAGCAGCGGAACAACTGGCGGCAAACCTCAATTTCGGCGCGCTTGCAAAAGCCGATGAGCTGAAGAAGCGCATCTGGTTCACCCTCGGCGCGCTGCTGGTCTACCGCCTCGGCACCTATATTCCGCTGCCCGGCATCGACCCGAATATCTGGGATTCAGTGTTCCGCACCCAGGCCGGCGGCATTCTCGGCATGTTCAACATGTTCGCCGGCGGCGGCATCCACCGCATGGCGATCTTCGCGCTGAACATCATGCCGTACATCTCGGCATCGATCATCATCCAGCTCCTGACCACGGTGTCGCCGCAGCTCGAAGCCCTCAAGAAAGAGGGGGAGGCGGGCCGCAAGATGCTGAACCAGTACACCCGCTATCTGACGGTGATCCTGGCCGCCGTGCAGTCCTACGGCATTGCCGTGGGGCTCGAGGGCGCCGGTAACGTCGTCGCCGATCCCGGCCTGTTCTTCCGCCTGTCGACCGCGATCACCCTGACCGGCGGAACCATGTTCCTGATGTGGCTCGGCGAGCAGATCACCTCGCGCGGCATCGGCAACGGCATCTCGCTGATCATCCTGTCCGGCATCGTCGCCGAGCTGCCGTCGGCGCTGGCCAACATGCTCGAGCTGGGCCGCCAGGGTGCGCTGTCCACTGGCCTGATCCTGATCGTCATCGTGATGGCGGTCGCCGTGATCGCCTTCATCGTGTTCATGGAGCGCGCCCAGCGCCGGCTGCTGATCCAGTATCCGAAGCGCCAGGTCGGCAACAAGATGTTCGAGGGCCAGTCCTCGCATCTGCCGCTGAAGCTGAACACCTCGGGCGTCATCCCGCCGATCTTCGCCTCGTCGCTGCTGCTGCTGCCGACCACTGTTGCCAATTTCAACGCCGGCAAGGGGCCGGAGTGGTTCCAGTGGATCACCACCCAGCTCGGTCACGGCCGGCCGCTGTTCCTGGTGCTGTATCTGGCGCTGATCCTGTTCTTCGCCTTCTTCTATACCGCGATCGTGTTCAACCCGACCGAGACCGCCGACAACCTCAAGAAGCATGGCGGCTTCATCCCGGGCATTCGCCCCGGCGAGCGTACCGCGGAATATATCGACTACGTCCTGTCCCGAATCACGGTGCTCGGCGCCATCTATCTGGCGATCGTGTGTCTGATCCCGGAAATTCTGATTTCCTACGCTTCCGTCCCGTTCTACTTTGGTGGCACTTCGCTTCTGATCGTTGTCAGCGTTACGATGGATACCGTGGCGCAGGTTCAGGGTTATCTGCTCGCCCATCAGTATGAGGGGCTGATCAGGAAGTCGAAGCTGCGGGGTCGCCGCCGCTGA
- a CDS encoding SDR family NAD(P)-dependent oxidoreductase: protein MHIDLSGKTALVTGSTAGIGFAIAKGLAASGAEVILNGRAQGRVDDAVARLKQAVPSAKVRGVAGDVAQVDGGNAIVTAVPEVHILVNNAGIFEPKDFFEIPDEDWSRFFEVNVLSGVRMARAYMQGMLKRNWGRIIFISSESALNIPTEMIHYGMTKTAQLSVSRGLAKLTRGTGVTVNSVLPGPTMSEGVETFVKDLARQNSQSEQEAASAFVRQHRPASLLQRFASVDEIANLVVYVASKEASATNGAALRAEGGIIDTIA from the coding sequence ATGCATATCGACCTCTCGGGTAAAACCGCGCTTGTCACCGGTTCCACAGCCGGCATCGGCTTTGCGATCGCCAAAGGACTCGCCGCGTCCGGCGCGGAGGTGATCCTCAACGGACGTGCCCAAGGCCGTGTCGATGACGCCGTCGCGCGCCTGAAGCAGGCAGTGCCGTCCGCCAAGGTCCGCGGCGTCGCCGGCGATGTCGCCCAGGTCGACGGCGGCAACGCCATCGTCACGGCAGTCCCCGAGGTCCACATCCTCGTCAACAATGCCGGGATCTTCGAGCCGAAGGACTTTTTCGAGATTCCCGACGAGGACTGGAGCCGCTTCTTCGAGGTCAACGTGCTCTCCGGCGTGCGCATGGCGCGCGCCTACATGCAGGGCATGCTGAAGCGCAACTGGGGCCGCATCATCTTCATCTCCTCGGAGTCGGCGCTGAACATCCCGACCGAGATGATCCACTACGGCATGACCAAGACCGCGCAGCTGTCGGTCTCGCGCGGCCTCGCCAAGCTGACGCGCGGCACCGGCGTCACGGTCAATTCCGTGCTGCCGGGTCCGACGATGTCGGAAGGCGTGGAGACCTTCGTCAAGGATCTGGCGCGGCAGAACAGCCAGTCGGAGCAGGAAGCGGCATCGGCTTTCGTCCGGCAGCACCGCCCAGCCTCGCTGCTGCAGCGCTTCGCCAGCGTCGACGAGATCGCCAACTTGGTCGTCTACGTCGCGTCCAAGGAGGCCTCCGCAACCAACGGCGCCGCGCTGCGCGCCGAGGGCGGCATCATCGATACGATTGCGTAG
- a CDS encoding adenylate kinase, translating into MRLILLGPPGSGKGTQAQRLVQQYGIVQLSTGDMLRAAVAAQTPIGLKAKDIMAAGGLVPDEVVVGIIADRIEQPDAANGFILDGFPRTVPQAEALDALLKQKQMNLDAVIELRVNEGVLLERVERRAAETRARGEAVRADDTPEVLTKRLHSYRDQTEPLIHYYSDHRMLATVDGMMPIEEVTEEIGRILAAVGKSAGSRAAKKASPAKRSAKTAAPPKAAKKAAKRASKTAAPAKKAAKKAAKPAKTAKKAAKTVKKTVKKAAKKSSKAAAKATKGTRKTSSKSAKKRSKG; encoded by the coding sequence ATGAGACTCATTCTCTTGGGACCGCCCGGTTCGGGCAAGGGCACGCAGGCGCAGCGTCTGGTGCAGCAATATGGTATCGTCCAGCTCTCGACCGGCGACATGCTGCGCGCCGCGGTCGCGGCGCAGACGCCGATCGGGCTGAAGGCCAAGGACATCATGGCCGCCGGCGGCCTGGTGCCGGACGAGGTCGTGGTCGGCATCATCGCCGACCGGATCGAGCAGCCTGACGCGGCCAATGGCTTCATCCTGGACGGCTTCCCGCGCACGGTGCCGCAGGCCGAGGCGCTGGATGCGCTGCTCAAGCAGAAGCAGATGAATCTCGACGCGGTCATCGAGCTCCGGGTCAACGAGGGTGTGCTGCTGGAGCGCGTCGAGCGCCGCGCTGCCGAAACCCGCGCCCGCGGTGAGGCGGTGCGCGCCGATGACACTCCCGAGGTGTTGACCAAGCGGCTGCACAGCTATCGCGACCAGACCGAGCCGCTGATCCACTATTATTCCGACCACCGGATGCTGGCGACTGTCGACGGCATGATGCCGATCGAAGAGGTCACCGAGGAGATCGGCCGGATCCTGGCTGCGGTGGGCAAGAGCGCGGGCAGCCGGGCGGCCAAGAAGGCGAGCCCCGCCAAGCGCAGCGCCAAGACGGCGGCCCCACCTAAGGCGGCCAAAAAGGCGGCCAAGAGGGCGTCCAAGACCGCCGCGCCCGCCAAGAAAGCGGCCAAGAAGGCTGCCAAGCCGGCTAAAACCGCCAAGAAGGCGGCCAAGACCGTGAAAAAGACCGTGAAAAAGGCCGCGAAGAAGTCCTCCAAGGCCGCTGCCAAGGCGACCAAGGGAACCCGGAAAACCTCTTCAAAATCTGCAAAAAAGCGCAGCAAGGGGTGA
- the rplQ gene encoding 50S ribosomal protein L17, giving the protein MRHGKVHRKLNRTAEHRKAMFANMCASLIKHEQIVTTLPKAKELRPIVEKLVTLGKKGGLALRRQAIAEMRDVDQVKKLFDVLAPRYKDRNGGYTRIIKAGFRYGDNAAMAVIEFVDRDVDAKGQDSGPVQETSEAA; this is encoded by the coding sequence ATGCGTCACGGCAAGGTTCATCGGAAGCTCAACCGCACCGCCGAGCATCGCAAGGCGATGTTCGCAAACATGTGCGCGTCGCTGATCAAGCACGAGCAGATCGTCACCACGCTGCCCAAGGCCAAGGAGCTCCGGCCGATCGTCGAGAAGCTCGTGACCCTCGGCAAGAAGGGTGGGCTGGCGCTGCGCCGTCAGGCGATCGCCGAGATGCGCGACGTCGACCAGGTCAAGAAGCTGTTTGACGTGCTGGCGCCCCGCTACAAGGACCGCAACGGCGGCTACACCCGCATCATCAAGGCCGGCTTCCGCTACGGCGACAACGCCGCGATGGCCGTGATCGAGTTCGTCGATCGCGACGTCGATGCCAAGGGCCAGGATTCCGGCCCGGTGCAGGAGACCTCGGAAGCCGCGTAA
- a CDS encoding DUF1330 domain-containing protein, with protein MPAYVISEVEVRDSDAMERYRSAAARSIAQYGGRYLVRGGAAETVEGGPLAKALIIVEFPSMARLREWYASAEYAEALRDRWNALDRRLIFVEGVAPA; from the coding sequence ATGCCCGCCTACGTTATTTCCGAAGTCGAGGTGCGCGACAGCGATGCCATGGAGCGTTACCGCAGCGCTGCCGCGCGCTCGATCGCGCAGTATGGCGGCCGATATCTGGTGCGCGGCGGTGCCGCCGAAACCGTCGAAGGCGGGCCGCTGGCCAAGGCACTGATCATCGTCGAGTTCCCGTCGATGGCGCGGCTGCGCGAATGGTATGCGTCGGCCGAGTATGCCGAAGCGCTGCGCGACCGCTGGAACGCACTGGACCGTCGGCTGATTTTCGTCGAAGGTGTTGCACCTGCGTAA
- the rplE gene encoding 50S ribosomal protein L5: protein MAETAYTPRLRTEYDRKIKSALTEKFGYANVMQVPRLDKVVLNMGIGEAVNDRKKAETAAADLSLIAGQKAVVTYSRVAIATFKLRENQPIGCKVTLRKAKMYEFIDRLINVALPRVRDFRGLNPKSFDGRGNYSLGIKEHIIFPEIDFDKAGESWGMDITVCTTATTDDEARALLTAFNFPFRQ, encoded by the coding sequence ATGGCTGAGACCGCTTACACCCCGCGCCTCCGCACGGAATACGACCGCAAGATCAAGAGCGCGCTGACCGAGAAGTTCGGGTATGCCAACGTCATGCAGGTGCCGCGGCTCGACAAGGTCGTGCTGAACATGGGCATCGGCGAGGCCGTCAACGACCGCAAGAAAGCGGAGACGGCGGCGGCCGACCTGTCGCTGATCGCCGGTCAGAAGGCCGTCGTGACCTATTCGCGCGTCGCCATCGCGACCTTCAAGCTGCGTGAGAACCAGCCGATCGGCTGCAAGGTCACGCTGCGCAAGGCCAAGATGTACGAGTTCATCGACCGGCTGATCAACGTCGCGCTGCCGCGCGTCCGCGACTTCCGCGGCCTGAACCCGAAGAGCTTCGACGGCCGCGGCAACTATTCGCTCGGCATCAAGGAGCACATCATTTTCCCCGAGATCGACTTCGACAAGGCCGGGGAGAGCTGGGGCATGGACATCACGGTGTGCACCACCGCGACGACCGACGACGAGGCCCGTGCCCTTCTGACCGCATTCAATTTCCCGTTCCGGCAGTGA
- the rpsH gene encoding 30S ribosomal protein S8 has translation MSTHDPISDLITRIRNAQMRSKSKVTTPGSKMRASVLEVLKSEGYIRGYATMEHPSGRSEIEIELKYFDGEPVIREIERVSKPGRRVYTSVKNLPRVNNGLGISVLSTPKGIMADHSARDANVGGEVLFTVF, from the coding sequence ATGTCAACGCACGATCCCATCAGCGATCTGATCACCCGCATCCGCAACGCGCAGATGCGCTCGAAGTCGAAGGTCACGACCCCCGGCTCGAAGATGCGCGCCAGCGTGCTCGAAGTGCTGAAGTCCGAGGGCTACATCCGTGGCTATGCCACGATGGAGCATCCGTCGGGCCGCAGCGAGATCGAGATCGAGCTGAAGTATTTCGACGGCGAGCCCGTCATCCGCGAGATCGAGCGGGTCTCCAAGCCCGGCCGGCGCGTCTACACCTCGGTGAAGAACCTGCCGCGCGTGAACAACGGGCTCGGAATTTCTGTTTTGTCGACGCCGAAGGGAATCATGGCCGACCATAGCGCGCGTGACGCGAATGTCGGCGGTGAAGTTCTCTTCACGGTGTTCTAA
- the rpmD gene encoding 50S ribosomal protein L30: MADAKTIKIEQIGSPIRRHRSQRSTLIGLKLNKIGRVTELPDTPAVRGMITKVHHLVRIVDEK; the protein is encoded by the coding sequence ATGGCTGACGCCAAGACCATCAAGATCGAGCAGATCGGCAGCCCGATCCGCCGGCATCGCTCGCAGCGCTCGACGCTGATCGGGTTGAAGCTCAACAAGATCGGCCGTGTGACCGAGCTGCCGGATACGCCGGCGGTGCGCGGCATGATCACCAAGGTTCATCATCTCGTACGCATCGTCGACGAGAAGTAA
- the rplF gene encoding 50S ribosomal protein L6, with product MSRIGKKPVTVPSGVTATVDGQTVKMKGPKGQLQFLVHDDVEVKFENGQVKVAPRAETKRARSLYGTARAQIANLVEGVTKGFEKKLEITGVGYRAAMQGKNLQLALGYSHDVVYQIPEGITIAVPKPTEITITGIDPQRVGQVAAEIRAYRPPEPYKGKGVKYAGEFIFRKEGKKK from the coding sequence ATGTCACGAATTGGCAAGAAGCCTGTGACGGTGCCGTCCGGTGTGACCGCCACCGTCGACGGTCAGACCGTCAAGATGAAGGGCCCGAAGGGCCAGCTTCAGTTCCTCGTCCACGACGACGTCGAGGTGAAGTTCGAGAACGGCCAGGTCAAGGTTGCCCCGCGCGCCGAGACCAAGCGCGCCCGCTCGCTCTACGGCACCGCGCGCGCCCAGATCGCCAATCTGGTCGAGGGCGTCACCAAGGGTTTCGAGAAGAAGCTCGAGATCACCGGCGTCGGCTACCGCGCCGCGATGCAGGGCAAGAACCTGCAGCTCGCGCTCGGCTACAGCCACGACGTCGTCTACCAGATCCCGGAAGGCATCACGATCGCCGTGCCGAAGCCGACCGAGATCACGATCACGGGCATCGACCCGCAGCGCGTCGGCCAGGTGGCCGCCGAAATCCGCGCCTACCGGCCGCCGGAGCCCTATAAGGGCAAGGGCGTGAAGTACGCGGGTGAATTCATCTTCCGCAAGGAAGGCAAGAAGAAGTAA
- the rpsM gene encoding 30S ribosomal protein S13: MARIAGVNIPTNKRVLIALQYIHGIGPKIAGEIIEKVKIAEDRRVNQLSDQEVLQIREIIDRDYVVEGDLRRETGINIKRLMDLGCYRGLRHRRGLPVRGQRTHTNARTRKGPAKAIAGKKK, encoded by the coding sequence GTGGCCCGTATTGCCGGTGTCAACATCCCGACCAACAAGCGCGTCCTGATCGCGCTCCAGTATATCCATGGCATCGGCCCGAAGATCGCGGGCGAGATCATCGAGAAGGTGAAGATTGCCGAGGATCGTCGCGTCAACCAGCTGAGCGACCAGGAGGTCCTGCAGATCCGCGAAATCATCGACCGCGATTACGTCGTCGAGGGTGACCTCCGCCGTGAGACCGGCATCAACATCAAGCGCCTGATGGACCTCGGCTGCTATCGCGGCCTGCGCCATCGCCGCGGCCTGCCGGTGCGCGGCCAGCGGACCCACACCAATGCGCGCACGCGCAAGGGTCCGGCCAAGGCGATCGCCGGCAAGAAGAAGTAA
- the rpsK gene encoding 30S ribosomal protein S11: MAKEAARVRRRERKNIASGVAHVNSSFNNTTITITDAQGNTIAWSSAGTMGFKGSRKSTPYAAQVAAEDVSKKAQEHGMRTLEVEVAGPGSGRESALRALQAAGFTVTSIRDVTTIPHNGCRPRKRRRV, translated from the coding sequence ATGGCCAAGGAAGCCGCACGTGTCCGCCGTCGTGAGCGCAAGAACATCGCCTCCGGCGTCGCCCATGTGAATTCGTCGTTCAACAACACCACGATCACCATCACCGACGCGCAGGGCAACACCATTGCCTGGTCGTCCGCTGGGACGATGGGCTTCAAGGGATCGCGCAAGTCGACCCCGTATGCCGCCCAGGTCGCGGCGGAGGATGTGTCCAAGAAGGCCCAGGAGCACGGCATGCGCACCCTCGAGGTCGAGGTGGCCGGTCCGGGCTCCGGACGTGAGTCGGCCCTGCGCGCGCTGCAGGCCGCGGGCTTCACCGTCACCTCGATCCGCGATGTGACGACGATCCCGCACAATGGTTGCCGTCCGCGCAAGCGTCGTCGCGTCTGA
- the rplO gene encoding 50S ribosomal protein L15 has product MKLSDIADNAGARKKRMRVGRGIGSGKGKTSGRGGKGQTARSGVRIKGFEGGQMPMHRRLPKRGFNNIFALDFVEINLDRIQQAIDAKKLDAGSVINAESLVKSGALRRSKDGVRLLGRGELKAKINIEVYGASKSAIAAVEKAGGTVKILAPAKDEGEAA; this is encoded by the coding sequence ATGAAGCTCAGCGATATCGCCGACAATGCCGGCGCGCGCAAGAAGCGCATGCGCGTCGGCCGCGGCATCGGCTCCGGCAAGGGCAAGACGTCCGGCCGTGGCGGCAAGGGCCAGACCGCGCGCTCCGGCGTGCGCATCAAGGGCTTCGAAGGCGGTCAGATGCCGATGCATCGCCGTCTTCCGAAGCGCGGCTTCAACAACATCTTCGCGCTCGATTTCGTCGAGATCAATCTCGACCGGATCCAGCAGGCGATCGATGCCAAGAAGCTGGACGCCGGCAGCGTGATCAACGCCGAGTCGCTCGTGAAGTCGGGCGCGCTGCGTCGGTCCAAGGACGGCGTGCGTCTGCTCGGCCGCGGCGAGCTCAAGGCGAAGATCAACATCGAGGTGTATGGCGCCTCGAAGTCGGCGATCGCGGCGGTCGAGAAGGCCGGCGGCACCGTGAAGATCCTGGCGCCCGCCAAGGATGAAGGCGAGGCGGCGTAA
- the rpsE gene encoding 30S ribosomal protein S5: protein MAGERERGGRDRKEREERDSEFVDKLVHINRVAKVVKGGKRFGFAALVVIGDQKGRVGFGHGKAREVPEAIRKATDSAKRNLTRVALREGRTLHHDIFGRHGAGRVYLRAAPAGTGIIAGGPMRAVFETLGIQDVVAKSIGSSNPYNMVRATFNALKHQDSPRSVAARRNIKVSTLQARRVGGDAEAAAD, encoded by the coding sequence ATGGCAGGTGAACGGGAACGAGGCGGTCGCGATCGCAAGGAGCGTGAGGAGCGCGACAGCGAGTTCGTCGACAAGCTCGTCCACATCAACCGAGTCGCGAAGGTCGTGAAGGGCGGTAAGCGCTTCGGCTTTGCGGCGCTCGTCGTGATCGGCGATCAGAAGGGCCGGGTCGGTTTCGGCCACGGCAAGGCGCGCGAAGTGCCGGAGGCGATCCGCAAGGCGACCGACTCCGCCAAGCGCAATTTGACCCGCGTCGCGCTGCGCGAGGGCCGCACCTTGCACCACGACATCTTCGGTCGTCACGGTGCGGGCCGCGTCTATCTGCGTGCGGCTCCGGCCGGTACCGGCATCATCGCCGGCGGCCCGATGCGCGCCGTGTTCGAGACGCTGGGCATCCAGGACGTGGTGGCGAAGTCGATCGGCTCGTCCAACCCGTACAACATGGTGCGCGCGACCTTCAACGCGCTGAAGCATCAGGACAGCCCGCGCTCGGTCGCTGCCCGCCGCAACATCAAGGTGTCGACCCTGCAGGCCCGCCGCGTCGGTGGCGATGCCGAGGCAGCCGCCGACTAA
- a CDS encoding chloride channel protein, with protein MLKITPRRKRWLKLTSARWQRRVLFVAGGLVVGAAAVALAKLADEAQLAFNWLLAQSRYASLIVTPAGFGLSVYLTQRFFPNAQGSGIPQAIAARHLTDTSARSPLVSIRIAIGKVLLTLLGLLCGGSVGREGPTVQVGASIMFALGRLSPRRQPGLILAGAAAGVAAAFNTPLAGIVFGIEEMSRAFETRTSSLVIATVIAAGLTSLALIGNYAYFGTTPIALGKGIDWLAVPLCGVIGGAAGGLFSRILITMARGLPGTAGLFIKRQPMLFALACGFAVALCGLASGGTVYGTGYAQVKTALESGTPLPADFGALKFLATTFAAISGIPGGIFAPSLAVGAGIGANVASLFQHTPLAPIMLLGMVAYFAGVVQAPITAFVIVTEMTDNHAMVVPLMMASLIAYGTSRLICEEGLYHALAKGFVAKAEAGAAGHL; from the coding sequence ATGCTCAAGATCACCCCCCGCCGCAAGCGTTGGCTCAAGCTGACGTCGGCGCGCTGGCAGCGGCGGGTGCTGTTCGTGGCGGGCGGTCTCGTGGTCGGCGCCGCCGCGGTCGCGCTTGCCAAGCTCGCCGATGAGGCCCAGCTCGCGTTCAACTGGCTGCTGGCGCAATCCCGCTATGCGTCGTTGATCGTCACCCCCGCGGGCTTCGGCCTGTCGGTCTACCTGACGCAGCGCTTCTTCCCGAACGCACAGGGCAGCGGCATTCCGCAGGCGATCGCCGCGCGTCATCTCACCGATACCAGTGCGCGCAGCCCGCTGGTGTCGATCCGTATCGCCATCGGCAAGGTCCTGTTGACCCTGCTCGGGCTGCTCTGCGGCGGCTCGGTCGGGCGCGAGGGGCCGACCGTCCAGGTCGGCGCCTCCATCATGTTCGCACTGGGCCGGCTGTCGCCGCGCCGCCAGCCCGGCCTGATCCTGGCCGGCGCGGCCGCGGGCGTCGCCGCCGCCTTCAACACGCCGCTCGCCGGCATCGTGTTCGGCATTGAGGAGATGAGCCGCGCCTTCGAGACGCGGACCTCCAGCCTCGTCATCGCGACCGTGATCGCGGCCGGCCTGACCTCGCTGGCGCTGATCGGCAACTACGCCTATTTCGGGACGACGCCGATTGCGCTCGGCAAAGGCATCGACTGGCTCGCCGTTCCGCTCTGCGGCGTGATCGGCGGCGCCGCTGGCGGGCTGTTCAGCCGCATCCTGATCACCATGGCGCGGGGGCTGCCTGGAACCGCCGGCCTCTTCATCAAGCGCCAGCCGATGCTCTTCGCGCTAGCCTGCGGCTTCGCCGTAGCGCTTTGCGGTCTCGCCTCGGGCGGCACGGTCTACGGCACCGGCTACGCCCAGGTGAAGACGGCGCTCGAGAGCGGCACGCCGCTGCCCGCCGATTTCGGCGCGCTGAAGTTCTTGGCCACGACCTTCGCTGCGATCAGCGGCATTCCCGGCGGCATCTTCGCGCCGTCGCTCGCCGTTGGCGCCGGCATCGGCGCCAATGTCGCCAGCCTGTTCCAGCACACGCCGCTGGCGCCGATCATGCTGCTCGGCATGGTCGCCTATTTCGCCGGCGTGGTGCAGGCGCCGATCACCGCCTTCGTCATCGTCACCGAGATGACCGACAACCACGCCATGGTGGTGCCGCTGATGATGGCCTCGCTGATCGCCTACGGCACCTCGCGACTGATCTGCGAGGAGGGGCTCTATCACGCGCTCGCCAAAGGTTTTGTCGCGAAGGCGGAGGCGGGAGCGGCGGGCCATCTGTAG
- the rpsN gene encoding 30S ribosomal protein S14, which translates to MAKKSSVEKNNRRKKMAKNAAPKRARLKAIIADKDKPMEERFAATLKLAEMPRNSSTTRIRNRCELTGRPRSNYRKNKLSRIALRELGSKGLVPGLVKSSW; encoded by the coding sequence ATGGCAAAGAAGAGTTCAGTCGAGAAGAACAACCGGCGCAAGAAGATGGCGAAGAACGCCGCTCCGAAGCGCGCCCGGTTGAAGGCGATCATCGCCGACAAGGACAAGCCGATGGAGGAGCGCTTCGCCGCGACCCTGAAGCTTGCCGAAATGCCGCGCAACTCGTCGACCACCCGCATCCGCAACCGGTGCGAACTGACGGGCCGTCCGCGGTCGAACTACCGCAAGAACAAGCTGAGCCGCATCGCGCTGCGCGAGCTCGGCTCCAAGGGCCTGGTTCCGGGCCTCGTGAAGTCGAGCTGGTAA
- a CDS encoding DNA-directed RNA polymerase subunit alpha — MGETVTIQKNWQELIRPNKLQVTPGSDATRFATVVAEPLERGFGQTLGNALRRILLSSLQGAAVQSVHIDGVLHEFSSIAGVREDVTDIVLNIKDISIKMQGEGPKRMVVKKQGPGAVTAGDIQTVGDIVVLNPDLQLCTLDEGAEIRMEFTVATGKGYVPAERNRPEDAPIGLIPIDSLFSPVRKVSYKVENTREGQILDYDKLTMTIETNGAISPEDAVAYAARILQDQLNVFVNFEEPRKEVAQEIIPDLAFNPAFLKKVDELELSVRSANCLKNDNIVYIGDLVQKSEAEMLRTPNFGRKSLNEIKEVLAQMGLHLGMEVPGWPPENIDELAKRFEDHY, encoded by the coding sequence ATGGGTGAAACAGTGACGATCCAGAAGAATTGGCAAGAATTGATTCGGCCGAACAAGCTCCAGGTCACGCCGGGCTCCGACGCGACTCGTTTCGCCACCGTGGTTGCCGAGCCGCTGGAGCGCGGTTTCGGCCAGACGCTGGGCAATGCGCTGCGCCGCATCCTGCTGTCGTCGCTGCAGGGCGCCGCCGTGCAGTCGGTGCACATCGACGGCGTGCTGCACGAGTTCTCCTCGATCGCGGGCGTCCGTGAGGACGTCACCGACATCGTGCTGAACATCAAGGACATCTCGATCAAGATGCAGGGCGAAGGCCCGAAGCGGATGGTCGTGAAGAAGCAGGGTCCGGGCGCGGTCACCGCCGGCGACATCCAGACCGTCGGCGACATCGTCGTGCTCAACCCCGACCTGCAGCTCTGCACCCTGGACGAGGGCGCCGAAATCCGTATGGAGTTCACGGTCGCGACCGGCAAGGGCTACGTCCCGGCCGAGCGTAACCGTCCGGAGGACGCGCCGATCGGCCTGATCCCGATCGACAGCCTGTTCTCGCCGGTCCGCAAGGTCTCCTACAAGGTCGAGAACACCCGCGAGGGCCAGATCCTCGACTACGATAAGCTGACCATGACGATCGAGACCAACGGCGCGATCTCGCCGGAGGACGCGGTGGCCTATGCCGCGCGCATCCTGCAGGATCAGCTCAACGTGTTCGTCAACTTCGAGGAGCCGCGCAAGGAAGTCGCCCAGGAGATCATCCCGGACCTCGCCTTCAATCCGGCCTTCCTCAAGAAGGTGGACGAGCTCGAGCTGTCGGTGCGTTCGGCGAACTGCCTGAAGAACGACAACATCGTCTACATCGGCGACCTCGTGCAGAAGTCGGAAGCGGAGATGCTGCGCACTCCGAACTTCGGCCGCAAGTCGCTGAACGAGATCAAGGAAGTGCTGGCCCAGATGGGTCTGCATCTCGGCATGGAAGTGCCGGGCTGGCCGCCGGAGAACATCGACGAGCTGGCCAAGCGCTTCGAGGATCACTACTGA
- the rplR gene encoding 50S ribosomal protein L18, producing MSRAKVTNARRKQRVRLSLRRSAGGRPRLSVFRSSKHIYAQVIDDQKGETIASASSMEKEMRSAGNTGADIDAAKAVGKLLAERAVKAGIKEVVFDRGGYLYHGRVKALADAARESGLSF from the coding sequence ATGTCGAGAGCAAAGGTTACGAATGCCCGGCGCAAGCAGCGCGTGAGGCTGTCGCTGCGCCGCTCCGCCGGCGGCCGTCCGCGTCTGTCGGTGTTCCGTTCGTCGAAGCACATCTACGCGCAGGTGATAGACGACCAGAAGGGCGAGACGATCGCCTCCGCGTCGTCGATGGAGAAGGAGATGCGTTCGGCCGGCAACACCGGTGCCGACATCGATGCGGCGAAGGCGGTGGGCAAGCTGCTCGCCGAGCGCGCGGTGAAGGCCGGCATCAAGGAAGTCGTGTTCGATCGCGGCGGCTATCTCTATCACGGGCGCGTCAAGGCGCTGGCCGATGCGGCGCGCGAGAGCGGGCTGAGCTTCTAA